One Halarcobacter ebronensis genomic window carries:
- the galU gene encoding UTP--glucose-1-phosphate uridylyltransferase GalU has protein sequence MIKACLFPAAGYGTRFLPATKAMPKEMLPILTKPLIQYGVEEAMEAGCNIMSIITGRGKRAITDHFDISYELEHQIQGSDKEKMLADIRHIIDKCTFTYTRQNEMKGLGDAIYKGRVLVGEANPFAVVLADDLCVNSKGDGILKQMVKLYEKYKCCVVACMEVPTAEVNKYGVIEGNKIEDGVYMVSNMVEKPDIDKAPSNLAVIGRYILTPDIFSVIKETKPGKNGELQITDALCTQAQKGMVIAYKFKGTRFDCGSVDGFVEATNYFYDLEKKKNKK, from the coding sequence ATGATAAAAGCATGCTTATTCCCAGCTGCGGGATATGGAACTAGATTTTTACCTGCAACTAAGGCTATGCCAAAAGAGATGTTGCCAATACTTACAAAACCACTTATTCAATATGGTGTTGAAGAGGCTATGGAAGCTGGATGTAATATAATGTCGATAATTACAGGAAGAGGGAAAAGAGCAATTACAGATCATTTTGATATCTCTTATGAGTTAGAGCACCAAATTCAAGGTTCAGACAAAGAGAAAATGCTTGCTGATATTAGACATATTATCGACAAATGTACTTTTACTTACACTAGACAAAATGAGATGAAAGGTTTAGGTGATGCAATTTATAAAGGAAGGGTATTAGTTGGAGAAGCAAACCCTTTTGCAGTTGTACTTGCAGATGACCTTTGTGTAAACTCAAAAGGTGATGGAATCTTAAAACAGATGGTAAAGCTGTATGAAAAATATAAATGTTGTGTTGTTGCTTGTATGGAAGTACCAACAGCTGAAGTCAATAAATATGGTGTAATTGAAGGGAATAAAATAGAAGATGGAGTTTATATGGTCTCTAATATGGTTGAAAAACCAGATATAGACAAAGCCCCTTCAAACTTAGCTGTAATTGGACGATATATTTTAACTCCAGATATTTTTAGTGTGATAAAAGAGACAAAACCAGGTAAAAATGGGGAACTTCAAATAACAGATGCTTTATGTACACAAGCTCAAAAAGGTATGGTAATAGCTTATAAATTCAAAGGAAC
- a CDS encoding sugar phosphorylase, protein MKHISDLEHIINKRIHKLYPPEIAERAVNSIIDLIFKYKQRIISKEYHLSEKDIILITYGDQVNRHHEASLQTLKEFMDKHLKGVINSIHILPFYPSSSDDGFSVVSYNAVDPRMGSWREIEQIAGDYRLMVDGVINHVSQFSDWFKAYLANDRYFQDYFIEVDPSIDLSMVTRPRATPLLSEFTDEQGKIRHIWTTFSKDQVDLNYKSHRVLRNVLDSLFYYIEKGATLIRFDAIAFIWKELGTTCVHLPQTHELIQLMREVLHEVAPEVIIITETNVPHHENVSYFGSGADEAQMVYNFALPPLLVHSILTGNTRTLTSWAKTLTLPSNKVCFFNFTASHDGIGLRPVKDILSDEEVVNLVERVKGHGGLVSYRAEADGSQSPYELNCSYIDALSDPDEEDTIRFKRMLLAQATVLVMPGVPGIYFHSLVGSRNYHEGVKHSGINRAINREKYNMDWLEEELSTQGTLAKRMLDSYKRLISIRINEEAFNPFGKFEFLDLDDRIFAIDQQCCGDVERVVALHNFSEEVVTCILPENIKGSLSDILTSNCTIANSEAFKDRREITLEPYQIMWLKGKI, encoded by the coding sequence ATGAAACATATATCAGATTTAGAACATATAATAAATAAAAGAATACATAAGCTTTACCCTCCAGAAATTGCGGAAAGAGCGGTAAATAGTATAATTGATTTGATTTTTAAATATAAGCAGAGGATTATATCAAAAGAGTATCACTTAAGTGAAAAGGATATTATTTTAATAACCTATGGAGATCAAGTAAATAGACACCATGAAGCTTCACTTCAAACCCTAAAAGAGTTTATGGATAAACATCTAAAAGGAGTAATTAATTCTATTCATATCTTGCCTTTTTATCCCTCTTCTTCAGATGATGGTTTTTCAGTTGTAAGTTATAATGCGGTTGATCCTAGAATGGGTTCTTGGAGAGAGATAGAGCAAATTGCAGGAGATTATAGACTTATGGTTGATGGGGTGATTAACCATGTATCTCAGTTCTCCGATTGGTTTAAAGCCTATTTGGCAAATGATAGATATTTCCAAGATTACTTTATAGAGGTAGATCCTTCAATTGATTTAAGTATGGTTACAAGACCAAGAGCAACACCACTTTTAAGTGAGTTTACTGATGAACAAGGAAAAATAAGACATATTTGGACAACTTTTAGTAAAGACCAAGTTGATTTAAACTACAAAAGCCATAGGGTTTTAAGAAATGTCCTTGATTCTCTTTTTTATTATATTGAAAAGGGTGCAACACTAATTAGATTTGATGCAATAGCTTTTATTTGGAAAGAGTTAGGGACTACTTGTGTTCATCTTCCCCAAACTCACGAGTTAATACAACTAATGAGAGAAGTTCTTCATGAAGTTGCCCCTGAAGTTATTATAATTACAGAGACAAATGTTCCCCACCATGAAAATGTCTCATATTTTGGAAGTGGAGCAGATGAAGCCCAAATGGTTTACAATTTTGCTTTACCACCTTTGTTAGTTCACTCAATATTAACAGGAAATACAAGAACTTTAACCTCTTGGGCAAAAACTTTAACACTGCCTAGCAATAAAGTATGTTTTTTTAACTTTACAGCAAGCCATGATGGAATAGGGCTTAGACCTGTAAAAGATATTTTAAGTGATGAAGAGGTTGTTAATCTTGTTGAAAGAGTAAAGGGGCATGGAGGTTTAGTCTCATATAGAGCAGAGGCTGATGGAAGTCAATCCCCATATGAATTAAATTGTAGTTATATAGATGCTTTAAGTGATCCAGATGAAGAGGATACTATAAGATTCAAAAGAATGTTACTTGCCCAAGCAACAGTTTTAGTTATGCCAGGGGTTCCTGGAATCTATTTTCATTCACTAGTTGGTTCAAGAAATTATCATGAAGGTGTTAAGCACTCAGGAATAAACAGAGCAATAAACAGAGAAAAATATAATATGGATTGGCTTGAAGAAGAGCTATCTACCCAAGGAACTCTGGCAAAAAGAATGTTGGATTCATATAAGAGATTAATCTCTATTAGAATTAATGAAGAGGCTTTTAATCCCTTTGGCAAGTTTGAATTTTTGGATTTAGATGATAGGATTTTTGCCATTGATCAGCAATGCTGTGGTGATGTTGAAAGAGTTGTGGCTCTGCATAATTTTTCAGAAGAAGTAGTAACTTGTATTTTGCCTGAAAATATTAAAGGTTCTTTATCTGATATTCTAACTTCAAATTGTACAATTGCAAATAGTGAAGCTTTTAAAGATAGAAGAGAGATTACTTTAGAGCCATATCAAATTATGTGGCTTAAAGGTAAAATCTAA
- a CDS encoding glycosyl transferase: protein MSDFFQNGVITTLQSVGNRKLEDMEKELEDYSKRRKMVLLLPALYSEFETPAMHKIINELKSVKYLYKIILGLDKATKEQFDEVKELMSVLPCKVDVLWNDGPRIKELYEEMTTEGFPGLDTPGKGRNVWTMMGYGLADKDAYAFALHDCDIVNYSKEIPARLFYPIVHPALDFEFNKGYYSRVTDRLHGRATRLLYTPLINSLIKVYGSNRYLEYMESFRYALSGEFAFIRSLGRAITISPTWGLEVSTLSEIYKNTSNRRICQTQIMDSYEHKHQELGSQESCDGIYKMANDIAKTLFRVLAQEGVVFSQSSFKTLLATYFQESRFEISKYNALSKLNGLKYNREKEIKAVEAFQIAIKEAAQEFYEDPMGIPSLSSWTTVRSVMSHFSRKFDEYVKKDNES, encoded by the coding sequence ATGTCAGATTTTTTTCAAAATGGTGTTATAACAACACTTCAAAGCGTAGGAAATAGAAAACTTGAAGATATGGAAAAAGAGCTTGAAGATTATAGTAAAAGAAGAAAAATGGTACTTTTGCTACCTGCTTTGTATTCTGAATTTGAAACTCCTGCAATGCACAAAATAATCAATGAATTAAAAAGCGTAAAGTACCTTTATAAGATAATTTTAGGACTTGATAAAGCTACAAAAGAGCAGTTTGATGAGGTAAAAGAGTTAATGTCTGTATTGCCTTGCAAAGTTGATGTTCTTTGGAATGATGGACCTAGAATAAAAGAGCTTTATGAAGAGATGACAACAGAGGGGTTTCCTGGACTTGATACTCCTGGAAAAGGGAGAAATGTTTGGACAATGATGGGTTATGGTTTGGCAGATAAAGATGCCTATGCTTTTGCCTTGCATGATTGTGATATTGTAAATTATTCAAAAGAGATTCCTGCAAGACTTTTTTATCCTATTGTTCACCCTGCATTAGATTTTGAGTTCAACAAGGGTTATTATTCAAGGGTCACAGACAGGCTTCATGGAAGAGCAACAAGACTTCTATACACTCCTCTTATAAACTCTCTTATTAAAGTTTATGGTTCAAACAGATATTTAGAGTATATGGAGAGTTTTAGATATGCTCTCTCAGGTGAGTTTGCTTTTATAAGATCACTTGGGCGGGCTATCACAATCTCTCCCACTTGGGGCTTAGAGGTTTCAACTTTAAGTGAAATATATAAAAACACTTCAAATAGAAGAATATGCCAAACTCAAATTATGGATAGTTATGAACATAAACATCAAGAGTTAGGAAGTCAAGAAAGCTGTGATGGTATTTATAAAATGGCAAATGATATTGCAAAAACACTATTTAGAGTTTTAGCTCAAGAGGGAGTAGTATTCTCTCAAAGTTCATTTAAAACCCTTCTTGCAACCTATTTTCAAGAATCAAGATTTGAAATATCTAAATATAATGCCTTAAGTAAATTAAACGGACTAAAATATAATAGAGAAAAAGAGATTAAAGCAGTTGAGGCTTTTCAAATTGCCATAAAAGAGGCTGCCCAAGAGTTCTATGAAGATCCAATGGGAATACCATCTCTTTCATCTTGGACTACTGTTCGATCTGTTATGTCACATTTTTCTAGAAAGTTTGATGAATATGTTAAAAAGGATAATGAGTCATGA
- a CDS encoding glycerate kinase type-2 family protein, which translates to MSREILEKIFYKALKKVQADSIIKDNISLKGKSLKIVDKEIDLNKIGSLYIFGVGKAAYAMAKECENILKNEIKGGVIVSTTTGELNYLKHFKSTHPEVTTKSLEAANLLFDEVAKMNENDYFIFLLSGGASAMIEKPIEDLSLEDFIKASSSLLTSGIDIKALNTIRKSISQIKGGKLANKIKANGQVLVLSDVIGDDLNTIGSAPMNNGEFEHYLIGNNSIALNEAKNYCEQLVEKVEIVTTTLDSSSLEAAKFIAEIIKKYDKKYSSFALLFGGETTTTVKSKGGFGGRNQELALRLLLEDILEKELSILCAGSDGIDGKSDATGAFIDFDIIKKIEEKKLDAKEFLEKSDSNTFFKSLGYDFVTGLTGTNVMDFVIVLKKGE; encoded by the coding sequence ATGTCTAGAGAAATTTTAGAAAAGATATTTTATAAAGCTTTGAAAAAAGTTCAAGCGGATTCTATTATAAAAGATAATATCTCTTTAAAAGGGAAATCTCTTAAAATAGTTGATAAAGAGATTGATTTAAATAAGATAGGTTCTTTGTATATTTTTGGAGTTGGAAAAGCTGCCTATGCCATGGCAAAAGAGTGTGAGAATATTCTTAAAAACGAAATAAAAGGCGGAGTAATTGTTTCAACTACAACAGGAGAGTTAAACTATTTAAAGCATTTCAAATCTACCCATCCTGAAGTTACAACAAAAAGCTTAGAAGCTGCAAATCTTCTCTTTGATGAAGTTGCAAAAATGAATGAAAATGACTATTTTATTTTTTTACTCTCAGGTGGAGCCTCTGCCATGATTGAAAAACCAATTGAGGACTTAAGCCTAGAAGATTTTATAAAAGCATCTTCCTCTTTACTTACTTCTGGAATAGATATTAAAGCTCTAAATACAATAAGAAAATCAATTTCCCAAATTAAAGGTGGCAAATTAGCAAATAAAATTAAAGCAAATGGACAAGTTTTAGTTTTAAGTGATGTAATTGGAGATGACTTAAATACAATTGGTTCTGCACCTATGAATAATGGAGAGTTTGAACATTATCTAATAGGTAATAATTCAATTGCATTAAATGAAGCAAAAAACTATTGTGAACAGCTGGTTGAAAAAGTAGAAATTGTTACTACAACTTTAGATAGTAGTTCTTTAGAAGCGGCTAAATTTATAGCAGAAATTATAAAGAAGTATGATAAAAAATATAGTAGTTTTGCTCTTTTATTTGGGGGAGAGACAACAACAACTGTAAAATCAAAGGGTGGTTTTGGTGGAAGAAACCAAGAACTGGCTTTAAGGTTACTTTTGGAAGATATTTTAGAAAAAGAGTTATCAATACTTTGTGCAGGAAGTGATGGAATAGATGGCAAATCTGATGCAACAGGAGCTTTTATAGATTTTGATATTATAAAAAAAATAGAAGAGAAAAAATTAGATGCAAAAGAGTTTTTAGAAAAGAGTGATAGTAACACTTTTTTTAAGAGCTTGGGTTATGATTTTGTAACAGGGCTTACTGGCACAAATGTGATGGATTTTGTAATTGTACTAAAAAAAGGAGAATAA
- a CDS encoding HAD-IIB family hydrolase: MKTVIYTDLDGTFLNHDDYSFEDSKKALEKIKQRSIPLLFTTSKTRLEVEVLQKKVGIKEPFIIENGAAIFFPKNYQGFDLSFLDSFDNYFIKQLGLTYQQILNFYNRYKDEFKMFGFSDMSIDEIIKFTGLDEEGAIFAKKRDFTEPFILKDESKLENLRNLATTYRIKITKGGRFYHLIGQGQDKGIAVKKANEIFKSLYNEEINSIGLGDGENDTPMFENVKNPVIIKNYENSYVNFNSKETKKSTFKGSKGWNEMVLKYV, translated from the coding sequence ATGAAAACAGTAATATATACAGATTTAGATGGAACCTTTCTAAACCATGATGATTACTCTTTTGAAGACTCTAAAAAGGCTCTTGAGAAGATAAAGCAAAGGAGTATTCCTCTTCTCTTTACTACAAGTAAGACTAGACTTGAAGTTGAAGTTTTACAAAAAAAAGTAGGAATCAAAGAACCCTTTATTATTGAAAATGGTGCAGCCATTTTTTTCCCTAAAAACTACCAAGGTTTTGACTTAAGCTTTTTAGATAGTTTTGATAACTACTTTATTAAACAATTAGGTCTTACATATCAACAAATCCTAAATTTTTATAATAGATATAAAGATGAGTTCAAAATGTTTGGTTTTAGCGATATGAGTATTGATGAAATTATAAAGTTTACAGGACTTGACGAAGAGGGGGCAATATTTGCAAAAAAAAGAGATTTTACAGAGCCTTTTATCTTAAAAGATGAATCAAAATTAGAAAATTTAAGAAATTTAGCAACAACCTATAGAATAAAAATAACAAAAGGGGGAAGATTTTATCATCTAATTGGTCAAGGGCAAGATAAAGGCATAGCTGTTAAAAAAGCTAATGAGATTTTTAAAAGCCTTTATAACGAGGAGATAAACTCAATAGGTTTGGGAGATGGAGAGAATGACACTCCTATGTTTGAAAATGTTAAAAATCCAGTTATAATAAAAAATTACGAAAATAGTTATGTAAATTTTAATTCAAAAGAGACAAAGAAATCAACTTTTAAAGGCTCAAAAGGTTGGAATGAGATGGTACTAAAATATGTCTAG
- a CDS encoding EAL domain-containing protein, protein MNRIKDYFSFKLLFFTLFLTFIFLYLFKIENSKKFYNNYKKNIDTMVVSNLRLNGFLNQKEKFINFDTIVDETNSFEKALEHVIKSGIKNEFGQDIYNQVLEINDTFIKKSDFIEKFKSKHSSILNSVHYIYDLNQYLLNDKSINQDIKLLINSTLFMIMQQFVGINKNEEPIIESLKKINEYNKDLEYNRLTLLTKHVENILENVKYINKIKDNAEKLKLAFKLKELNSQLIYKYNNKLFYQLVISIFFFFIILIALLLIYYEHKKSQKIRKELAAFKYAIENSDNSIILTDTNKKILYVNDIFEKTSGFKKEEAYGNSPNILKSGETPDSTYEELNESLINGKKWKGEFANKKKDGSIYYEKASIVPIILDDEITNYLAIKLDITKYIKQNENLKLSATVFENIEEGILVIDAKEDKILSVNSAFEEITGFTKKDVIGESPKLLVENQTHDKMFYEKVSAGLLEKGEWKGKIQNRKKDGQIVPIWLNISSIRNDKDEISKYIAVYTSMQEIIETQKKADFLAYHDSLTKLPNRIKLEGDLEFAIKVAKRKNQNIFVMFIDLDRFKMINDSLGHSIGDELLKITSKRIKSVLRENDIIARMGGDEFIVVLDSTKNRKAADYVCKKILDVVKKTITLDNNILNTSASIGIAMYPDDGEDITTLIKNADTAMYHAKNLGKDNFQYYNKQLSLNVHEQLKIEQSLKDAIKNGELYLNYQPQYNLQTHKVIAFEALVRWQNKELGVVPPTKFITIAEDTGLIIDLGKYIFDVACRDFIQMKKVDSELHYIAINVSSVQFKDPDFVQDVLKIVEKNGLKPSDIEIEVTERYIMEYSEMNLKAMIDLKNLGFRFSIDDFGTGYSSMNYLTKFPIDVIKVDKAFIDGIPEDNNNVQISKAIVALSKSLNYKVVAEGIEHEKQEDFLLSIKCDIGQGYFFSKPLSIEDALKVLKDN, encoded by the coding sequence ATGAATAGAATAAAAGATTATTTTAGCTTTAAACTACTGTTTTTTACCCTTTTTTTAACTTTTATCTTTTTATATTTGTTTAAAATAGAGAATAGTAAAAAGTTTTATAATAATTATAAAAAAAATATTGATACTATGGTTGTTTCGAATTTAAGACTAAATGGTTTTTTAAATCAAAAAGAGAAATTTATAAATTTTGATACCATAGTTGATGAGACAAACTCTTTTGAAAAAGCTTTGGAGCATGTTATAAAAAGTGGCATAAAAAATGAGTTTGGACAAGATATTTATAATCAAGTATTAGAGATAAATGATACTTTTATTAAAAAATCTGACTTTATAGAAAAATTCAAATCAAAACACTCTTCAATTTTAAATTCAGTTCATTATATTTATGATTTAAATCAGTATTTATTAAATGATAAGAGTATAAATCAAGATATTAAACTTCTAATAAATAGTACACTTTTTATGATAATGCAACAATTTGTTGGAATAAATAAGAATGAAGAACCAATAATAGAGAGTTTAAAAAAGATAAATGAATATAATAAAGATTTAGAATATAATAGATTAACTCTTCTAACAAAACATGTAGAAAATATTTTAGAGAATGTTAAATATATAAATAAAATCAAAGATAATGCAGAAAAGTTGAAATTAGCTTTTAAACTAAAAGAGCTAAACAGTCAATTAATTTATAAATACAATAACAAACTATTTTATCAACTTGTAATATCAATTTTCTTTTTCTTTATTATTTTAATTGCACTTTTATTAATCTATTATGAACACAAAAAATCTCAAAAAATTAGAAAAGAGTTGGCAGCTTTTAAATATGCTATTGAAAATAGTGATAACTCAATAATTCTTACAGATACAAATAAAAAAATTCTATATGTAAATGATATTTTTGAAAAGACTTCTGGTTTTAAAAAAGAGGAAGCATATGGCAATAGCCCAAATATTCTAAAATCTGGTGAGACTCCAGATTCTACATATGAAGAATTAAATGAGAGTTTAATAAATGGCAAAAAATGGAAAGGGGAGTTTGCAAATAAGAAAAAAGATGGTTCAATTTATTATGAAAAAGCCTCTATTGTTCCAATTATTTTAGATGATGAGATAACTAACTATTTAGCAATTAAACTTGATATTACAAAATATATAAAACAGAATGAAAATTTAAAATTATCTGCTACTGTTTTTGAAAATATAGAAGAGGGTATTTTAGTTATAGATGCCAAAGAGGATAAGATATTATCTGTAAACAGTGCTTTTGAAGAGATAACTGGATTTACTAAAAAAGATGTGATAGGTGAGTCTCCAAAACTTTTAGTTGAGAATCAAACTCACGATAAAATGTTTTATGAAAAAGTTTCTGCGGGACTTTTAGAAAAAGGTGAGTGGAAAGGTAAAATCCAAAATAGAAAAAAAGATGGTCAAATTGTACCAATATGGTTAAATATCTCAAGTATAAGAAATGATAAAGATGAGATAAGTAAATATATTGCAGTTTATACAAGTATGCAAGAGATTATAGAGACACAAAAAAAGGCAGATTTCTTAGCCTATCATGATAGTTTGACAAAACTTCCAAATAGAATAAAACTTGAGGGTGATTTAGAATTTGCCATAAAGGTTGCCAAAAGAAAAAATCAGAATATTTTTGTAATGTTTATAGATTTAGATAGATTTAAAATGATAAATGATTCACTGGGACACTCAATAGGGGATGAACTTCTTAAAATAACCTCAAAAAGAATAAAGAGTGTATTAAGGGAAAATGACATTATTGCAAGAATGGGTGGAGACGAATTTATTGTTGTTCTTGACTCTACAAAAAATAGAAAAGCAGCTGATTATGTTTGCAAAAAAATCCTTGATGTGGTTAAAAAAACAATCACTTTGGATAATAATATTTTAAATACAAGTGCAAGTATTGGTATTGCCATGTATCCTGATGATGGAGAAGATATTACAACTTTGATTAAAAATGCAGATACTGCAATGTATCATGCAAAAAATTTAGGTAAAGATAATTTCCAATACTATAATAAACAACTCTCTTTAAATGTTCATGAGCAATTAAAAATTGAACAATCTTTAAAAGATGCCATCAAAAATGGTGAGTTGTATTTAAATTATCAACCTCAATATAATTTGCAAACACATAAAGTGATAGCTTTTGAGGCTTTAGTTAGATGGCAAAACAAAGAGTTAGGAGTTGTGCCTCCAACAAAATTTATTACAATTGCTGAAGATACTGGTTTAATTATTGATTTGGGAAAATATATTTTTGATGTGGCATGTAGAGATTTTATTCAAATGAAAAAGGTTGACTCAGAACTGCATTATATAGCTATAAATGTATCTAGTGTACAGTTTAAAGACCCTGATTTTGTACAAGATGTTTTAAAAATTGTTGAAAAAAATGGCCTTAAACCATCTGATATTGAGATAGAAGTTACTGAAAGATATATAATGGAGTATTCTGAAATGAATCTAAAAGCTATGATTGACCTTAAAAATCTTGGTTTTAGATTCTCTATTGATGATTTTGGTACGGGATACTCTTCAATGAACTATTTGACAAAATTTCCTATTGATGTTATTAAAGTTGATAAAGCTTTTATTGATGGAATACCAGAAGATAATAACAATGTTCAAATTAGTAAAGCAATTGTTGCACTCTCAAAAAGTTTAAATTATAAAGTTGTTGCCGAAGGGATTGAACATGAAAAACAAGAGGATTTCTTGTTATCAATTAAGTGTGATATTGGACAAGGATATTTCTTCTCAAAACCTTTAAGCATTGAGGATGCATTAAAGGTTCTAAAGGATAATTAA
- a CDS encoding cytochrome-c peroxidase, which produces MFKNSLFLFACLIIYCHATNITPIPQTIEFNYNKAILGKKLFFDNKLSKDNTISCATCHDLNNGGDDGLQFSFGVNGALGKVNAPTVLNAYFNFRQFWDGRAKDLKEQAAGPIENPIEMAHNFKLLIEKLENTEYKDIFKKIYSGAITKDNIVDAISEFEKTLITPNSRFDKFLLGNKEAISKYEKEGYELFINKGCIACHHGINVGGNHYNKFGAFNYIASDNLGRYEVTKKDEDKYYFKVPSLRNIELTSPYFHDGREPDLKKAVETMSLVQLGRPITNEEIDKIVSFLKTLTGQVKIIE; this is translated from the coding sequence ATGTTTAAGAACTCATTATTCCTTTTTGCATGCTTAATAATATATTGTCATGCAACAAATATCACACCTATTCCTCAAACTATTGAGTTTAATTATAATAAAGCAATATTAGGTAAAAAGTTGTTTTTCGACAACAAACTATCAAAAGATAATACAATCTCATGTGCAACCTGTCATGATTTGAATAATGGAGGAGATGATGGCCTTCAATTCTCTTTTGGAGTTAATGGAGCGTTAGGAAAGGTAAATGCTCCTACAGTTTTAAACGCTTATTTTAATTTTAGACAATTTTGGGATGGAAGAGCAAAAGATTTAAAAGAGCAAGCAGCAGGTCCAATTGAAAATCCAATTGAGATGGCACATAATTTTAAACTATTGATAGAAAAATTAGAGAATACAGAGTATAAAGATATATTTAAAAAAATCTATAGTGGTGCGATAACAAAAGATAATATAGTTGATGCTATTTCAGAGTTTGAAAAAACACTTATTACCCCAAATTCAAGGTTTGATAAATTTTTGTTGGGAAATAAAGAGGCTATAAGTAAATATGAAAAAGAGGGATATGAACTTTTTATAAATAAAGGTTGTATAGCTTGTCACCATGGAATAAATGTTGGAGGAAATCATTACAATAAATTTGGGGCATTTAATTATATTGCTAGTGATAATTTAGGTCGATATGAAGTAACAAAAAAAGATGAAGACAAATACTATTTCAAAGTTCCATCTTTGAGAAATATAGAGCTGACTTCTCCATATTTTCATGATGGTAGAGAGCCTGATTTAAAAAAAGCTGTAGAAACGATGTCTTTGGTACAACTTGGACGGCCAATTACAAATGAAGAGATAGATAAGATTGTCTCTTTTTTGAAAACTTTAACTGGGCAAGTTAAAATTATTGAGTAG
- a CDS encoding Fur family transcriptional regulator — protein MAKSEEVIGELKKIVKQKGLKYTEQREIVLNILFNANEHLTAEEIYNLIKVKRPDSNIGIATVYRALSFLEEVNLITSIAFGTDGKKYESNFKDHHDHLICTQCGKIVEFMDDEIEKRQDKIAKKNKFKVSSHSMQLYGICSSCQNS, from the coding sequence ATGGCAAAAAGTGAAGAAGTAATTGGCGAGTTAAAAAAAATTGTTAAACAAAAAGGTCTTAAGTATACTGAGCAAAGAGAGATAGTTTTAAATATTCTCTTTAATGCAAATGAACATTTAACTGCTGAAGAGATCTATAATTTAATTAAAGTAAAAAGACCTGATTCAAATATTGGAATAGCAACAGTTTACAGAGCATTAAGCTTCTTAGAAGAGGTTAACTTAATCACATCTATAGCATTTGGAACTGATGGTAAAAAATATGAAAGTAATTTTAAAGATCACCATGATCATCTAATTTGTACCCAATGTGGGAAAATTGTAGAGTTTATGGATGATGAAATAGAAAAAAGACAAGATAAAATAGCAAAGAAAAATAAATTTAAAGTTTCAAGCCACTCAATGCAACTATATGGTATATGTAGTAGCTGTCAAAATAGTTAA
- a CDS encoding FeoA family protein — MRLSELQKGMCGKIIAIDSEPVLKSRFSSFGIVKGAIVSVLEQTLSKNTIEIKVQNTKIAIRISEAETIEIENSQC, encoded by the coding sequence ATGAGACTAAGTGAATTGCAAAAAGGTATGTGTGGAAAAATAATTGCAATTGATTCAGAACCTGTATTAAAGTCAAGATTTAGTTCTTTTGGCATTGTAAAAGGTGCCATTGTGTCAGTATTAGAACAAACCTTATCAAAAAATACTATAGAAATAAAAGTGCAAAATACAAAAATTGCTATTAGAATATCTGAAGCAGAAACAATTGAAATAGAGAACTCACAATGTTAA